The Armatimonadota bacterium genomic sequence TTCACCCGCGCCTAGACAACGCATTTAACGGCGTCTTACACTGGACGTGGGCGCCGGCACAGGGCCGTCGCGGTGCTGTGCGGGGGTGATCATGCACTTCAGACGATTCGGCAAGACCGAGGAGATGCTGTCCGTTTTTTCGTTTGGCGCGATGCGCTATCTGGAATCGGACGATAACGCGGTGGCTACCGCGTTGGCCGCGTTTGACGCGGGAATCAACCACCTGGAAACGGCGCGCGGCTACGGCGAGAGCGAGCGCATGCTTGGCCTCGCCCTCAAACACATACCGCGCGAAAAGGTCTATCTCGAAACCAAGATCGGCCCGACGGAAACCGCCGACGAGTTCCGCCGTTGCCTGGACGAGTCCTTCGAGCGGATGGGCGTCGACTATATCGACAATCTCGCGATCCACGGCATCAACACCCCGGAACTCCTGACGCAGGCAGTCCAGCCGGACGGCGCGCTCACCGCCCTGGAGGCGGCGAAGAGCGAAGGCATCATCGGTCACATCGGCTTCTCGACGCACGCTCCGCTGGACGTCATACTGGCTGCGATCGACACCCAGGCATTCGAATTTGTCAACCTCCATTACTACTACTTCAACCAGAGGAACTATCCGGCCATCCAAAGGGCGACCGAGCTGGATATGGGTGTGTTCATCATCTCGCCGACGGACAAAGGTGGACAGCTGTACAACCCGCCGGACAAACTGCGCCGGATGATGGCGCCCTGGACGCCCCTGCACTTCAACCACCGTTTCCTGCTGGCCAATCAGGACATTCACACGCTCAGCCTCGGCGCGGCCAAACCGGGTGAACTGGCGGAACACCTCGTTGTGCAGAACGATACCGGCTGGTTGA encodes the following:
- a CDS encoding aldo/keto reductase; this encodes MHFRRFGKTEEMLSVFSFGAMRYLESDDNAVATALAAFDAGINHLETARGYGESERMLGLALKHIPREKVYLETKIGPTETADEFRRCLDESFERMGVDYIDNLAIHGINTPELLTQAVQPDGALTALEAAKSEGIIGHIGFSTHAPLDVILAAIDTQAFEFVNLHYYYFNQRNYPAIQRATELDMGVFIISPTDKGGQLYNPPDKLRRMMAPWTPLHFNHRFLLANQDIHTLSLGAAKPGELAEHLVVQNDTGWLTNEEKASLAALDAEPLRVLGSTLCTQCFDCLPCPEDIQIPEVLRLRTLVTAFDMLEFGKWRYNMFGEGGHWFPGQPAAKCTDCGDCLPRCPMKLDIPALLRETDALIAGEPVKRLWNTE